A stretch of the Polyangiaceae bacterium genome encodes the following:
- a CDS encoding flippase-like domain-containing protein: MSSQSPRRWVTIVGAAVSALFLWVAVRHLDLGSVRETWRTAKPLPWVPLAMLAYLVGHFVRGARLKYLVRREAKLQVTTATNVVVVGYASNNVLPARLGELVRAGMLAERTGIPLTQALTVTFIERLVDGVAILFLLIGGTWATHTAGWIAELAQVGALVFGLALAGLMLAVLFPTALGSLASRFSQPLGRRAHDLAVSSTTSVVNGAASLRHPLDALIIGVLSVVVWICESAMFVAILPALGLRLDFGTAVIAMSVTNLGILVPSTPGFVGPFHFFCSQALMAQGVGAEVALAYAVLVHIAFYAPATLWGAGAMLWYGVEVGATAALARAARGSAKIEPIGGVPMRVIAQLERRAEDAEPSEFDIALTEAILPVPGSAEVVRDSARFLAGQIAALPTRVRTLYAIGMSVFRFWVRVRYLRSFCGLGLEKRRAAVAGWAFGSIAPLRQLFRAPRSTVLLAFYEHPAGLATLSPEERRHLPVATATPEEAHG; this comes from the coding sequence ATGTCCTCTCAGTCGCCCCGGCGCTGGGTCACCATTGTGGGGGCGGCAGTCAGCGCGCTGTTCCTGTGGGTGGCCGTGCGTCACTTGGACCTCGGCAGCGTGCGCGAGACCTGGCGCACCGCGAAGCCCTTGCCCTGGGTGCCGCTGGCGATGCTCGCGTATCTGGTCGGGCACTTCGTGCGCGGCGCGAGGCTCAAGTACCTGGTGCGGCGCGAGGCGAAGCTCCAGGTCACGACGGCCACCAACGTGGTGGTGGTGGGCTACGCCAGCAACAACGTCTTGCCGGCCCGGCTCGGCGAGCTGGTGCGCGCGGGCATGCTGGCGGAGCGCACGGGCATCCCGCTGACGCAAGCGCTGACGGTGACGTTCATCGAGCGCCTGGTGGACGGCGTGGCCATCCTGTTCCTGCTCATCGGCGGCACCTGGGCCACCCACACCGCCGGGTGGATCGCCGAGCTCGCGCAGGTCGGCGCGCTGGTCTTCGGCCTCGCCCTCGCGGGCCTGATGCTGGCGGTGCTGTTTCCGACCGCGCTCGGCTCACTGGCGTCGCGCTTCTCGCAGCCTCTGGGCCGGCGGGCCCATGACCTGGCCGTGAGCTCGACCACGAGCGTGGTGAACGGTGCCGCCAGCCTGCGCCACCCGCTGGATGCGCTGATCATCGGCGTGCTCAGCGTCGTCGTCTGGATCTGCGAGTCGGCGATGTTCGTAGCCATATTGCCGGCGCTCGGGCTCAGGCTCGACTTCGGTACCGCCGTCATCGCCATGAGCGTGACGAACCTCGGCATCCTGGTGCCCTCGACCCCGGGCTTCGTCGGCCCGTTCCATTTCTTCTGCTCGCAGGCGCTGATGGCCCAGGGCGTCGGCGCCGAGGTGGCGCTCGCGTACGCGGTGCTGGTGCACATCGCGTTCTACGCACCGGCCACGCTGTGGGGCGCCGGCGCCATGCTCTGGTACGGCGTCGAGGTCGGGGCGACTGCGGCCCTGGCCCGAGCCGCGCGCGGCTCGGCCAAGATCGAGCCCATCGGCGGCGTCCCCATGCGCGTGATCGCGCAGCTCGAGCGGCGCGCCGAGGATGCCGAGCCCTCCGAGTTCGACATTGCGCTCACCGAAGCGATCTTGCCGGTCCCCGGCTCTGCGGAGGTCGTGCGCGACTCGGCGCGCTTCCTGGCGGGGCAGATCGCGGCGCTGCCGACCCGCGTGCGCACGCTCTACGCCATCGGCATGAGCGTGTTCCGCTTCTGGGTCCGGGTGCGCTACCTGCGCTCGTTCTGCGGGCTCGGCCTGGAGAAGCGACGCGCCGCCGTCGCGGGCTGGGCGTTCGGCAGCATCGCCCCCTTGCGCCAGCTCTTCCGCGCACCGCGCAGCACCGTGCTCCTGGCCTTCTACGAGCACCCCGCGGGCCTGGCCACGCTGAGCCCGGAGGAGCGGCGTCACCTGCCGGTCGCGACGGCGACCCCGGAGGAGGCCCATGGCTGA
- a CDS encoding GMC family oxidoreductase, producing the protein MAEAVRERTEILVIGSGAGGAVTALELARAGRDVAVLEEGGEHPDADYGKGSTEAMRTLYRRRGMTPILGQVPLGYVEGACLGGSTEINSGFWHRTPREVLLRWHAQFDLQHASAEEMAPHFEWAEERLGIGPYGREWPKSTSLFAKGIEAMGWAFQEVPRAAPGCKSTNACASGCPTGAKQGMSRALWPAAKEHGARLVTRCRVHQLLFERHRCIGVLAEVEVEPGRRVLARIDADHVVVCAGPTETPALLRRSGVKFHVGETLRVHPMLKVAARFPETVNAHESVLPLLQVKEFWPDVSLGGAFFTPGHLAMGLSDNWPETNDRMARYRSMASYYVAVRGAGRGWVRPSVLGDGATLIHYDVGPEDLRNLSRGFARLCTLLLAAGAEEVLPSVRGMPSLRDEGEAIRWLDEPLPKANLSLTTVHAFSSCPVGERTDRCAADSFGKVRRYENLYVNDASILPDSPGVNPQGSVMAFARRNALHLIERLQ; encoded by the coding sequence ATGGCTGAGGCCGTGCGCGAGCGCACCGAGATCCTGGTGATCGGCTCCGGCGCCGGCGGCGCGGTGACGGCGCTGGAGCTCGCCCGGGCGGGCCGCGACGTCGCCGTGCTCGAGGAGGGCGGCGAGCACCCGGACGCCGACTACGGCAAGGGCTCCACGGAGGCGATGCGCACGCTCTACCGGCGCCGCGGCATGACGCCCATCCTGGGTCAGGTGCCTCTGGGCTACGTCGAGGGCGCGTGCCTCGGCGGCAGCACCGAGATCAACAGCGGATTCTGGCACCGCACGCCGCGCGAGGTACTGCTGCGCTGGCACGCGCAGTTCGATCTTCAGCACGCGAGCGCCGAGGAGATGGCGCCGCATTTCGAGTGGGCGGAAGAGCGCCTGGGCATCGGCCCGTATGGCCGCGAGTGGCCGAAGAGCACGAGCCTGTTCGCCAAGGGCATCGAGGCCATGGGCTGGGCCTTCCAGGAGGTGCCGCGCGCCGCGCCGGGCTGCAAGAGCACCAACGCCTGCGCCTCCGGCTGCCCCACCGGCGCCAAACAGGGCATGAGCCGCGCGCTCTGGCCCGCGGCCAAGGAGCACGGCGCGCGCCTGGTCACCCGCTGCCGCGTGCACCAGCTCTTGTTCGAGCGCCATCGCTGCATCGGCGTGTTGGCGGAGGTCGAGGTCGAGCCGGGCCGCCGCGTGCTCGCGCGCATCGACGCCGACCACGTCGTCGTCTGCGCCGGCCCCACGGAGACGCCCGCGCTCCTGCGCCGAAGCGGCGTGAAGTTCCACGTCGGCGAGACGCTGCGCGTTCACCCCATGCTCAAGGTCGCCGCGCGCTTCCCGGAGACGGTGAACGCCCACGAGAGCGTCCTTCCGCTGCTCCAGGTCAAGGAGTTCTGGCCGGACGTCTCGCTGGGCGGGGCCTTCTTCACCCCGGGGCACCTGGCGATGGGGCTCAGCGACAACTGGCCCGAGACCAACGATCGCATGGCGCGCTACCGCAGCATGGCGTCGTACTACGTGGCGGTGCGCGGCGCAGGCCGCGGCTGGGTCCGGCCGTCGGTGCTGGGGGACGGCGCCACGCTCATCCACTACGACGTCGGTCCCGAAGATCTGCGCAACCTCTCCCGCGGCTTCGCGCGCCTCTGCACGCTCTTGCTCGCCGCCGGGGCGGAAGAGGTGCTGCCGTCGGTGCGCGGTATGCCCTCCCTCCGCGACGAGGGCGAGGCCATCCGCTGGCTCGACGAGCCCCTGCCCAAGGCCAACCTGAGCTTGACCACGGTCCACGCCTTCTCGTCGTGCCCCGTGGGCGAACGCACGGATCGCTGCGCCGCCGACTCCTTCGGCAAGGTCCGCCGCTACGAGAACCTGTACGTCAACGACGCCAGCATCTTGCCGGACTCGCCAGGCGTGAACCCGCAAGGTAGCGTCATGGCCTTCGCTCGCCGCAACGCCCTCCACCTCATCGAACGCCTCCAATGA
- a CDS encoding NAD(P)-dependent oxidoreductase, producing the protein MTASAPLAIVTGAPGWLGTRLVETLVTGMSEVPGLEQPLGERRVRCLCLPGSDTKSLAKLSDRVQIVEGDLTDPASVKKLFEDAKGATVFHSAGIIHPTAGVKQFTAVNVEGTRRMVEEAEAAGARRLVHVSSNSPIGVNPRPDHVFDEQSPYAPYMGYGKSKMLAEQLVNAAGKNKKLETVIIRPPWFYGPGQPPRQSLFFEMIRDGKGPIVGGGENRRSMAYIDNICQGLHLCERVERAAGGTYWIADRRPYTMNEIMDTVERVMEQDFGVKVAHKRMRLPGIMSQVAWLVDKLLQGLGLYHQKIHVLSEMNKTIACSVKKAEEELGYDPKVDLPEGMRRSIHWMIENGQKL; encoded by the coding sequence ATGACCGCTTCTGCTCCTCTCGCCATCGTCACCGGTGCACCGGGCTGGCTCGGCACCCGCCTGGTCGAAACCCTGGTCACCGGAATGTCCGAAGTTCCAGGCCTGGAACAGCCCCTGGGCGAGCGCCGGGTGCGCTGCTTGTGCCTGCCCGGCAGCGACACGAAGTCCCTGGCGAAGCTCTCGGATCGCGTCCAGATCGTCGAGGGCGACCTGACCGACCCTGCCTCCGTGAAGAAGCTGTTCGAGGACGCGAAGGGCGCGACCGTCTTCCACTCCGCCGGCATCATTCACCCGACCGCGGGCGTGAAGCAGTTCACCGCCGTGAACGTCGAGGGCACGCGCCGCATGGTCGAAGAAGCAGAGGCGGCCGGTGCGCGCCGGTTGGTCCACGTCTCGTCGAACTCGCCCATCGGCGTGAACCCGCGCCCCGATCACGTGTTCGACGAGCAGAGCCCGTACGCACCCTACATGGGCTACGGCAAGAGCAAGATGCTGGCCGAGCAGCTGGTCAACGCGGCCGGCAAGAACAAGAAGCTCGAGACGGTGATCATCCGACCGCCGTGGTTCTACGGCCCGGGCCAGCCGCCGCGGCAGAGCCTGTTCTTCGAGATGATCCGCGACGGCAAGGGTCCCATCGTGGGCGGCGGCGAGAACCGCCGCTCCATGGCCTACATCGACAACATCTGCCAGGGCCTGCACCTGTGCGAGCGCGTCGAGCGCGCCGCGGGCGGCACCTACTGGATCGCCGATCGGCGCCCCTACACCATGAACGAGATCATGGACACGGTGGAGCGCGTCATGGAGCAGGACTTCGGCGTGAAGGTCGCGCACAAACGCATGCGCCTGCCCGGCATCATGAGCCAGGTGGCGTGGCTGGTGGACAAGCTCCTGCAAGGGCTCGGGCTCTACCACCAGAAGATCCACGTGCTCTCCGAGATGAACAAGACCATCGCTTGCTCGGTGAAGAAGGCGGAAGAAGAGCTGGGCTACGACCCGAAGGTCGACCTCCCGGAGGGCATGCGGCGCTCGATTCACTGGATGATCGAGAACGGGCAAAAGCTATGA
- a CDS encoding NAD-dependent epimerase/dehydratase family protein, with the protein MRTLVTGGSGYFGEVVVQRLLERGDSVRVFDLVDNEDRPAHVELVRGDVRDRDAVRRALEGVEVVHHNVAQVPLAKNRHEFWSVNVDGTRLVLDEALRAGVRKVVLVSSSAVYGVPDQNPVTLATPPRPREAYGAAKLEGETYAKTVIDKGLSVSIVRPRTILGHGRLGIFQILFEWVRRSRPVYLLGQGHNRYQFVHADDLAAACLLADQRKQSDVLLCGTDRFGTMRELLEGLVAHAGSRSPVRSLPFRPTVVAMKVTSKLGVSPLGDYHSLMYGREMYFDIQSTQDALGWKPKFSNAEMIADSYDWYVAHREEVLTREGASHHRSPVKLGVLKLLERLP; encoded by the coding sequence ATGAGAACACTGGTCACGGGAGGCTCGGGTTATTTCGGCGAGGTGGTCGTGCAGCGCTTGCTCGAGCGCGGCGACTCGGTGCGCGTGTTCGACCTGGTGGACAACGAGGACCGCCCGGCGCACGTCGAGCTCGTGCGCGGCGACGTGCGCGATCGCGACGCCGTGCGCCGCGCGCTCGAGGGCGTGGAGGTCGTGCACCACAACGTGGCGCAGGTGCCCCTGGCCAAGAACCGCCACGAGTTCTGGTCGGTGAACGTGGACGGCACGCGCCTGGTCCTGGACGAGGCGCTGCGCGCCGGCGTGCGCAAGGTCGTCTTGGTCTCGTCCAGCGCGGTCTACGGCGTGCCCGACCAAAACCCCGTCACCCTCGCGACGCCGCCCCGCCCCCGGGAGGCCTACGGCGCGGCCAAGCTCGAGGGCGAGACCTACGCCAAGACCGTGATCGACAAGGGGCTCTCCGTCAGCATCGTGCGCCCGCGCACCATCCTGGGCCACGGGCGCCTCGGCATCTTCCAGATCCTGTTCGAGTGGGTGCGGAGGAGCCGCCCCGTCTACCTGCTCGGCCAGGGTCACAACCGCTACCAGTTCGTACACGCAGACGACCTCGCCGCCGCCTGCTTGCTCGCCGACCAGCGCAAGCAGAGCGACGTGCTCCTCTGCGGCACGGATCGCTTCGGCACCATGCGCGAGCTGCTCGAGGGCCTGGTCGCCCACGCCGGCAGCCGGAGCCCGGTGCGCTCGCTGCCTTTCCGGCCGACGGTGGTGGCGATGAAGGTCACCAGCAAGCTGGGCGTCTCGCCGCTCGGCGACTACCACTCGCTGATGTACGGCCGCGAGATGTACTTCGACATCCAGAGCACCCAGGACGCGCTGGGCTGGAAGCCGAAGTTCAGCAACGCCGAGATGATCGCCGACAGCTACGACTGGTACGTCGCGCACCGCGAGGAGGTGCTGACCCGCGAGGGCGCCTCGCACCACCGCTCGCCGGTGAAGCTCGGGGTGCTGAAGCTGCTCGAGCGGTTGCCCTGA
- a CDS encoding DUF86 domain-containing protein — protein MVDEHLIEQRLAAIADRLERIRQALPPDRAGFLADRTAQEVVAFNLFLAFQEALDLAAHIIADRALELPTTAREHFEVLSRAGLLSPEVAASMGACAGLRNLIAHAYGSLDLGRLYDELPFGRDALMAFSAELTAPGLEP, from the coding sequence GTGGTCGATGAGCACCTGATCGAGCAGCGCCTCGCGGCCATCGCCGATCGGCTCGAGCGCATCCGGCAGGCACTGCCGCCCGACCGGGCGGGCTTCCTCGCTGACCGAACGGCGCAGGAGGTCGTCGCTTTCAACTTGTTCTTGGCATTTCAAGAAGCGTTGGACCTTGCTGCACACATCATCGCCGACCGCGCCCTCGAGCTTCCGACGACCGCGCGGGAGCACTTCGAAGTCCTGTCGCGCGCTGGACTCCTCTCGCCGGAGGTGGCGGCGTCCATGGGCGCGTGCGCCGGTCTTCGGAACCTCATTGCTCACGCCTACGGCTCCCTCGATCTTGGTCGCCTGTACGATGAGCTGCCCTTCGGTCGAGACGCGCTGATGGCGTTCTCTGCGGAGCTCACCGCACCAGGGTTGGAGCCATGA
- a CDS encoding nucleotidyltransferase domain-containing protein, with protein MVETQWLSPETERALAQAAEMWPGVELLMLFGSAAKGRLGPESDVDVYVRLTPGHSAERVHEQRFRESAERACRREIDLVIETPSTSVILRREVASRGRPLFERSPSAAITFRVEAVRAYADLEPQLRKIGAAIRARALRDGALAIERVRTRGASRGR; from the coding sequence GTGGTGGAAACTCAGTGGCTCTCGCCAGAGACGGAGCGTGCGCTCGCGCAAGCCGCTGAGATGTGGCCGGGAGTCGAGCTGCTCATGCTGTTCGGCTCAGCGGCCAAGGGCCGGCTCGGCCCGGAGTCCGATGTGGACGTCTACGTCCGGCTGACGCCTGGACACTCGGCTGAACGAGTGCACGAGCAGCGCTTCAGAGAGAGCGCGGAGCGCGCCTGCCGCCGCGAGATCGATCTCGTCATCGAAACTCCATCGACGTCGGTGATTCTCAGGAGAGAGGTCGCCTCGCGCGGACGCCCGTTGTTCGAGCGGTCGCCTTCCGCAGCGATCACCTTTCGCGTGGAAGCCGTTCGCGCCTACGCGGATCTCGAACCTCAGCTGAGGAAGATTGGCGCGGCGATCCGTGCCAGGGCACTTCGAGACGGCGCGCTCGCCATCGAGCGCGTTCGGACCCGAGGAGCGAGTCGTGGTCGATGA
- a CDS encoding NAD(P)-binding domain-containing protein translates to MQISVIGVGNVGGNLGARLSNAGYPVRFGVRDPKKAQDVLARSAKDASTASIEQAAASGDVVFLAVPGKVSVEVARSLAKELAGKIVVDCNNPLTWTEGPVWAPPPEGSLAAAIAAAAPGARVVKGFNTFGAEFHADPNLGGAPADVFFASDDLEAKKTLSEIATRAGFHPVDAGPLRNAGMLENVAMLWIHLATVGGHGRDFSFRMQRRG, encoded by the coding sequence ATGCAGATCAGCGTCATCGGCGTCGGTAACGTGGGAGGTAACCTGGGGGCGCGCCTGTCGAACGCGGGGTACCCCGTGCGGTTCGGGGTGCGGGATCCGAAGAAGGCGCAGGACGTGCTCGCGCGCTCCGCCAAGGACGCTTCGACCGCCAGCATCGAGCAGGCTGCTGCCAGCGGCGACGTGGTGTTCCTCGCCGTCCCAGGCAAGGTCAGCGTGGAGGTCGCGCGCTCGTTGGCCAAGGAGCTCGCAGGCAAGATCGTCGTGGACTGCAACAACCCGCTGACCTGGACCGAAGGCCCGGTGTGGGCGCCGCCGCCCGAGGGCTCGCTCGCCGCCGCCATCGCCGCCGCCGCGCCGGGCGCGCGGGTGGTCAAGGGCTTCAACACCTTCGGCGCGGAGTTCCACGCCGACCCGAACCTCGGCGGCGCGCCCGCGGATGTGTTCTTCGCCAGCGACGACCTCGAGGCGAAGAAGACGCTGAGCGAGATCGCGACGCGCGCGGGCTTCCACCCCGTGGACGCCGGTCCGCTGCGCAACGCCGGGATGCTCGAGAACGTCGCCATGCTCTGGATCCACCTGGCCACGGTCGGAGGCCACGGCCGCGACTTCAGCTTCCGGATGCAGCGACGCGGCTGA
- a CDS encoding TIGR04053 family radical SAM/SPASM domain-containing protein encodes MPSRFVFDRAPARIYWETTRACDLACRHCRAEAAPMADPRELSTEQGKKLLGQLASFGEPLPHVVLTGGDPLKRDDLFELIAHAKSLGLDVSVSPSGTPLLTADAIAQLKRAGVEAISLSIDGATAQHHDDIRQVPGCFERTLEAARAACSVDLMFQVNTLVAKETLGDLEAIYPLAKSIGAARWSLFFLVTVGRGTVLNPISADECETLFQWLAELPRGPGLPIVTTTEAPHYRRILLEKVKSRPAGAGGHPGKHPHGGEGPVPGLGIRDGNGIMFISNVGDVSPSGFLPLVAGNVKTESPVEIYRSSQMFVALRRTESFEGRCGYCEFRGPCGGSRSRALAATGNMLAEDPLCAYQPRVGAALSAE; translated from the coding sequence ATGCCAAGTCGCTTCGTCTTCGACCGCGCCCCCGCGCGCATCTATTGGGAGACCACCCGAGCCTGCGACCTGGCCTGTCGCCATTGCCGCGCCGAGGCGGCGCCGATGGCGGACCCCCGCGAGCTCTCGACCGAGCAGGGCAAGAAGCTCCTCGGACAGCTCGCCAGCTTCGGGGAGCCGCTGCCCCACGTGGTGCTGACCGGTGGCGATCCGCTCAAGCGCGACGATCTGTTCGAGCTGATCGCCCACGCGAAGTCCCTGGGGCTCGACGTCTCGGTCTCGCCGAGCGGCACCCCGCTGCTCACCGCGGACGCCATCGCCCAGCTCAAACGAGCCGGAGTCGAGGCCATCTCGCTCAGCATCGACGGGGCCACCGCGCAGCACCACGACGACATCCGCCAGGTACCAGGCTGCTTCGAGCGCACGCTGGAGGCGGCGCGTGCCGCGTGCAGCGTGGACCTGATGTTCCAGGTCAACACGCTCGTGGCCAAGGAGACGCTCGGCGATCTCGAGGCCATCTACCCGCTGGCGAAGTCCATCGGCGCGGCGCGCTGGAGCCTGTTCTTCCTGGTCACAGTCGGCCGCGGCACGGTCCTGAACCCGATCTCGGCGGACGAGTGCGAGACCTTGTTCCAGTGGCTGGCGGAGCTACCGCGGGGCCCGGGGCTGCCCATCGTCACCACCACGGAGGCGCCGCACTACCGGCGCATCCTGCTCGAGAAGGTCAAGAGCCGGCCCGCCGGCGCGGGGGGCCACCCCGGCAAGCACCCCCACGGCGGGGAGGGACCGGTCCCCGGCCTGGGCATCCGCGACGGCAACGGCATCATGTTCATCTCGAACGTGGGCGACGTCTCGCCCTCCGGCTTCCTGCCGCTGGTCGCCGGCAACGTGAAGACCGAGAGCCCGGTGGAGATCTACCGGAGCTCGCAGATGTTCGTGGCGCTCCGGCGCACGGAGTCGTTCGAAGGACGCTGCGGCTACTGCGAGTTCCGCGGGCCCTGCGGCGGCTCGCGCTCCCGAGCCCTGGCGGCGACGGGCAACATGCTGGCCGAGGATCCGCTGTGCGCGTACCAGCCGCGGGTGGGCGCGGCCCTCTCCGCGGAGTGA
- the hydA gene encoding dihydropyrimidinase translates to MSILIKGGRVVTSADDYVADVFIEGEKVHTIGKDLAVKADEVIDAKGKLVIPGGIDPHTHLDMPFGGTTSADDFESGTIAAAFGGTTCLVDFAIQSKGESTLKGLDAWHAKAEGKATVDYGFHMIVTDMPDERLPEMQRLADAGVTSYKLFMAYPGVLYVDDGTLYRTFRQAGENKTRICMHAENGIVIDEIIKAAVKDGKLEPKYHSLTRPTRMEAEGVHRAIAIAEVANVPLHIVHLSCADALEQVKLGRMRGVDVQAETCPQYLFLDYSYYEKPNFEGAKWVMTPALREKWNQDVLWQGLRMGHLALVATDHCPFCFKGQKELGRESFTKIPNGAPGVENRMTLLYQGVLKGHYDLNRFVEISSTAAARTFGMFPKKGTVAVGSDADIVVFDPGRKVTISANDPETHHMKVDYSAYEGFEVQGYPDTVLSRGRVIVEKGKQRTRGGGRFVKRALAGELLR, encoded by the coding sequence ATGAGCATTCTCATCAAGGGTGGGCGTGTCGTGACCTCCGCCGACGACTACGTCGCGGACGTCTTCATCGAGGGCGAGAAGGTGCACACCATCGGCAAGGACCTAGCGGTCAAAGCCGACGAGGTGATCGACGCCAAGGGCAAGCTGGTGATCCCCGGCGGTATCGATCCGCACACCCACCTGGACATGCCCTTCGGCGGCACCACCAGCGCTGACGACTTCGAGAGCGGCACCATCGCGGCGGCCTTCGGCGGCACCACCTGCCTGGTGGACTTTGCCATCCAGAGCAAGGGGGAGAGCACGTTGAAGGGCCTCGACGCCTGGCACGCCAAGGCCGAGGGCAAGGCGACCGTGGACTACGGCTTCCACATGATCGTGACGGACATGCCCGACGAGCGGCTGCCGGAGATGCAGAGGCTCGCTGACGCCGGCGTCACCTCGTACAAGCTGTTCATGGCCTACCCGGGCGTCTTGTACGTGGACGATGGCACGCTCTACCGCACGTTCCGTCAGGCCGGCGAGAACAAGACCCGCATCTGTATGCACGCCGAGAACGGCATCGTCATCGACGAGATCATCAAGGCCGCGGTCAAGGACGGCAAGCTCGAGCCGAAGTACCACTCTCTGACTCGGCCCACGCGCATGGAGGCAGAAGGCGTACACCGCGCCATCGCCATCGCCGAGGTCGCGAACGTGCCGCTCCACATCGTGCACCTCTCCTGCGCCGACGCGCTGGAGCAGGTGAAGCTCGGGCGCATGCGCGGCGTGGACGTGCAGGCCGAGACCTGCCCGCAGTACCTGTTCCTCGACTACAGCTACTACGAGAAGCCCAACTTCGAAGGCGCCAAGTGGGTGATGACGCCGGCCTTGCGCGAGAAGTGGAACCAGGACGTGCTCTGGCAGGGCCTGCGCATGGGACACCTGGCGCTGGTCGCCACCGACCACTGCCCGTTCTGCTTCAAGGGGCAGAAGGAGCTCGGGCGCGAGAGCTTCACCAAGATCCCGAATGGCGCGCCGGGCGTCGAGAACCGCATGACGCTGCTCTACCAGGGCGTCTTGAAGGGCCACTACGACCTGAACCGCTTCGTCGAGATCAGCTCGACGGCGGCGGCGCGCACCTTCGGCATGTTCCCGAAGAAGGGCACCGTGGCCGTGGGCAGCGACGCGGACATCGTGGTGTTCGACCCGGGCAGGAAGGTCACCATCAGCGCGAACGACCCCGAGACACACCACATGAAGGTGGACTACAGCGCCTACGAGGGCTTCGAGGTGCAGGGCTACCCGGACACGGTGCTCTCCCGCGGCCGAGTCATCGTCGAGAAGGGCAAGCAGCGCACGCGGGGCGGCGGGCGCTTCGTGAAGCGCGCGCTGGCGGGCGAGCTCTTGCGTTGA
- a CDS encoding MBL fold metallo-hydrolase, whose amino-acid sequence MTRVDCVLPRVANAWLLTDGEGRRFLIDTGYVLERPALALSLKRAGVGRGDLTAVLLTHRHSDHAGNAAWLRDEYRAPVICHHADAVTLQGEDARPRLAGRGYDPFHDTLCRIEDAFPAKTPVDEVYDEGDWRWGFRVIHVGGHTRGSSLLLHQPSGTLFTGDALLSGLPVQRFHTRLMLAVAVFSEDVEACHRATLSFLGEEPPVKALCSGHGPKVTRSLGDRLAKLRAEHARPSAKAS is encoded by the coding sequence TTGACGCGCGTCGATTGCGTCCTGCCACGCGTGGCCAACGCCTGGCTGCTCACGGACGGCGAAGGGCGGCGCTTCCTGATCGACACGGGCTACGTGCTGGAGCGGCCGGCCCTCGCGCTGAGCCTGAAGCGAGCGGGCGTGGGGCGCGGGGATCTGACCGCCGTGCTGCTCACCCACCGGCACTCCGATCACGCGGGCAACGCCGCCTGGCTCCGCGACGAGTACCGGGCGCCGGTCATCTGCCACCACGCCGACGCCGTCACTCTTCAGGGCGAGGACGCGCGACCGCGGCTCGCGGGGCGCGGCTACGACCCGTTCCACGACACCTTGTGCCGGATCGAAGACGCCTTCCCCGCCAAGACGCCCGTGGACGAGGTGTACGACGAAGGCGACTGGCGCTGGGGCTTCCGCGTGATCCACGTCGGCGGTCACACCCGCGGCTCGTCGCTGCTCCTGCACCAGCCGAGCGGCACGCTGTTCACCGGAGACGCGCTGCTGAGCGGGCTGCCGGTGCAGCGCTTTCACACCCGCCTGATGCTCGCCGTCGCCGTGTTCAGCGAGGACGTGGAGGCCTGCCATCGGGCGACGCTGAGCTTCCTCGGCGAAGAGCCACCGGTGAAGGCCCTGTGCTCCGGCCACGGGCCGAAGGTGACCCGGTCCCTCGGCGACCGCCTGGCGAAGCTCCGCGCGGAGCACGCGCGCCCGAGCGCGAAGGCCAGCTGA